The sequence ATTCTGTTTCAACCGTTGCCGCATCAGATACAGGATCAATACGCCCCTCAACATGGGTAATATCATCATCTTCAAAGCAGCGCAGCACATGAACAATCGCATCGACTTCACGAATATTGGCAAGAAACTGGTTACCAAGACCTTCGCCCTTGGATGCACCGCGAACAAGGCCCGCAATATCTACGAAATTAATCCGAGTTGGAATGATTTCCTTTGAACCAGCAATAGCAGCAATTTGGCGCATCCGTGGATCTGGCACAGCAACTTCGCCAGTGTTTGGCTCAATGGTGCAAAAAGGATAATTGGCGGCCTGAGCCGCTGCTGTTTTGGTTAAAGCATTGAAAAGGGTTGATTTGCCAACATTTGGCAAGCCAACAATACCACATTTGAAACCCATGGTTTGCGCTAATCCTGTTTTTTTGAAAATTATTTCTTGCCTATAGCATATTTTTCAATTTTTACCACCAAGAAAAATTTTAGCTTTTAGGCTTGAAAAAACGACTACGAATTTAAAAAGTTAAAATGATAACGTAAATGATTATCCATAAAAGTTGAAATGAAGAAATATGAATGGTCATAGCCTTCACGCATGTTTAAAGTAAGTGGCATATTTGCCTTTTCACATGCTTCAAGCAATAATTTCGGCTTCAAACCTTTTTCAAGAAAGCTATCTTTACTGCCTTGATCGATCAGCAAATTATCGAGCCGCGCGCCATCTTCAATCAAGCATACACTATCATAGCTCCGCCATTTTGCACTGTCCTCTCCAAGGTATTTTTTAAAAGCGCCAATAGACCAATCAGAGGTTGACGGGTTAACGATCGGCGCAAAAGCTGAAACCGACTTAAAACGCAAAGGGTTTTTAAGTGCAATCATCATCGCGCCATGGCCACCCATTGAGTGTCCCATAATTGATTGATGATGCATATCAATAGCAAAATTTTCTGCAACGAATGCAGGCAATTCCTCGACAATATAGGAATACATATTATAGTTTTTGGTAAAAGGCGTCTCTAGCGCATCAACATAAAAACCAGCGCCCTTACCAAATTGCCAATTATAAGGTTCATCGGGCACATCATCACCACGCGGACTGGTATCAGGGCAAATTATTGCAACCCCAAGCTCGGCGGCCAAACGCCGATATTCGCCCTTGTCCATAACATTTTGGTGGCTGCAGGTAAGCCCTGATAGAAACCATAACAAAGGCACCTTGACTTTAGAATTTTTAGTTTGTGGCGGCATAAATAAAGCAAAAGTCATATCGCAATGATTAACCAAAGACTTATGCCGATAGACGCCTTGAATACCACCAAAGCTAAGGGCTTGTGAAACTATTTCCATCTGGCTTACCTTTTTATATTTTGGGCAATAGAATTTTTAATAAAGAATAACCGAGCGGATTGATTTTCCTTCATGCATCAGGTCAAAAGCGGTATTAATCTCATCAAGCGG comes from Bartonella sp. HY038 and encodes:
- the fghA gene encoding S-formylglutathione hydrolase: MEIVSQALSFGGIQGVYRHKSLVNHCDMTFALFMPPQTKNSKVKVPLLWFLSGLTCSHQNVMDKGEYRRLAAELGVAIICPDTSPRGDDVPDEPYNWQFGKGAGFYVDALETPFTKNYNMYSYIVEELPAFVAENFAIDMHHQSIMGHSMGGHGAMMIALKNPLRFKSVSAFAPIVNPSTSDWSIGAFKKYLGEDSAKWRSYDSVCLIEDGARLDNLLIDQGSKDSFLEKGLKPKLLLEACEKANMPLTLNMREGYDHSYFFISTFMDNHLRYHFNFLNS